The proteins below come from a single Deltaproteobacteria bacterium genomic window:
- a CDS encoding VCBS repeat-containing protein: MKIRRAVSQSCVTLLAALLITAIVPTVVAAGPLRFQQARPFQQLELPLPLGHPALAIAKLNSDIFLDVVVVHSEGVIVYFGDGTGQFRAAGPFSTGGSGANAVATADFDGDGKIDIAAVTDDDVVAVLLNDGNGGFTGPTFFGLGGSIGPLALVATKIDRGDDIDLAVLSTDETVYLLRGLGDGTFEPFAMPTLQTNASGAAAIAVGDFNGDGNQDLVVADEISNGVSVLLATSAGDGTFGTSRFYSTEGSAAGGGGGAGAVAVGLLDPNSSPDLLVANTAADVQQGVAILLGQRNGIFQSKQFFDNPQKSPNDIAIADVDGDGILDSIVTTSTDSTLGINLGNGDGTFGDLQQASNDIIPGNGQAQLALGDLDNNGLPDIVVLVNDTESGDRLFVTMNRSNDPTPTEAPTTAMSITASLAPTPTPTPTRPPTPTGTPTLIPTAPYSMCTFNDGAKYGDLFAIASGDFDLDGTPDLAVADTETVDGTQKGRVRIMLVNAQRLRAPELPPTECPPGFTLDSPLGDQAYDVGGTPSALAVGDLSVDGAPDVAVAVGDSIVILQNNHDGTFEIKPSMAAGAQPVAVALSDVDRNGRLDIVVALKGASQVVIFYGQSDGSYTKNTVEVGRFAEGLVVRDLNNDGRPDLAVLSTVRDVVVLLQTAPPTPSGSSVVHFQTLSAIPLTGDSTAISCDDFDRNGVLDFGITLADGQLVLIGGQLHSGVLTYSELSRSFTRNDPRALADSDFNRDGQVDLVTANTADGSLSFFYNNNGQLPAALDPFTVGAGPVSVVANDFDDDGIPDVATANSADQSITILRSSRPLFTPTPTITLTPTITPTPTISGTPTITGLATATFTPGTTGPTTRPTRTLTGTPTFTPTSLRPFGIQGGSCAIAATSSPHDWSALAALGMAWLIRRRGTRGQRGAL; the protein is encoded by the coding sequence TTGAAAATACGCAGAGCAGTCTCCCAATCGTGCGTCACGCTGTTGGCCGCGTTGCTGATCACGGCGATCGTGCCGACAGTGGTGGCCGCCGGGCCGCTGCGCTTTCAACAGGCCCGTCCGTTCCAGCAACTTGAGCTGCCACTCCCGCTCGGCCATCCAGCGCTGGCGATCGCGAAGCTCAACAGTGACATCTTTCTCGATGTCGTCGTCGTCCACAGCGAAGGCGTCATCGTCTATTTCGGCGATGGCACCGGGCAGTTTAGGGCCGCAGGGCCCTTCTCTACCGGCGGATCGGGTGCCAATGCAGTGGCGACCGCTGACTTCGACGGCGACGGCAAGATAGATATCGCGGCGGTCACTGACGACGACGTCGTGGCGGTGTTGCTGAATGACGGCAACGGTGGATTCACCGGGCCGACGTTCTTCGGCCTCGGTGGCAGCATCGGGCCACTGGCGCTGGTGGCTACTAAGATCGATCGCGGTGACGACATCGATCTGGCCGTGTTGAGTACAGACGAAACGGTGTATCTTCTGCGCGGGCTAGGTGACGGAACCTTCGAGCCGTTTGCGATGCCGACGTTGCAGACCAATGCGAGTGGGGCGGCTGCCATTGCGGTTGGGGATTTCAACGGCGATGGGAATCAGGACCTCGTAGTAGCCGACGAAATTTCGAATGGCGTCAGCGTGCTTCTGGCGACCAGCGCGGGTGACGGCACCTTTGGGACGTCGCGCTTTTATTCGACCGAGGGCTCGGCCGCCGGCGGCGGCGGCGGAGCTGGCGCAGTCGCAGTCGGTTTGCTCGATCCGAATTCCTCGCCCGATTTGCTCGTCGCCAACACGGCGGCTGACGTCCAGCAAGGGGTGGCGATTTTGCTCGGACAACGCAACGGTATCTTCCAGAGTAAGCAGTTCTTCGACAATCCACAGAAGTCGCCCAATGACATCGCGATCGCGGACGTTGATGGCGACGGTATCTTGGATAGCATCGTGACCACCAGTACGGACTCGACGTTAGGGATCAACCTTGGCAACGGTGACGGGACCTTCGGCGACCTGCAACAAGCGAGCAACGATATCATTCCCGGTAATGGCCAAGCTCAGCTCGCGCTTGGCGATCTCGACAACAACGGCTTGCCCGACATCGTGGTGCTGGTGAACGACACGGAGTCCGGCGATCGCCTTTTCGTGACCATGAACCGCAGCAACGATCCCACGCCGACAGAGGCACCGACTACGGCGATGTCGATCACCGCGAGCTTGGCTCCCACGCCGACGCCGACCCCAACCCGTCCACCGACGCCAACGGGGACGCCGACGCTGATTCCAACCGCGCCGTATAGCATGTGTACCTTCAACGACGGGGCGAAGTACGGCGACCTGTTCGCCATCGCCAGCGGCGACTTCGATCTCGACGGCACCCCGGATTTGGCGGTCGCGGACACGGAGACAGTCGACGGCACGCAGAAGGGGCGCGTACGCATCATGCTCGTCAATGCGCAGCGGCTGCGCGCGCCGGAGTTGCCGCCAACGGAGTGCCCGCCGGGCTTCACGCTCGACAGTCCGCTAGGCGACCAAGCCTACGACGTTGGCGGTACACCGAGCGCGCTGGCTGTCGGCGACCTCAGCGTCGACGGCGCTCCCGATGTTGCGGTCGCAGTTGGCGACAGCATCGTTATCCTGCAGAACAACCACGACGGCACTTTCGAGATCAAACCGTCGATGGCCGCAGGTGCCCAACCGGTCGCGGTCGCGCTCAGCGATGTGGATCGCAACGGGCGATTGGATATCGTGGTCGCATTGAAGGGCGCATCGCAGGTGGTGATCTTCTACGGGCAGAGCGATGGCAGCTATACGAAGAACACCGTCGAGGTTGGCCGCTTCGCCGAGGGGCTGGTGGTTCGCGATTTGAACAACGATGGACGTCCCGACCTTGCGGTGCTCAGCACTGTGCGCGACGTGGTCGTGCTGCTGCAAACCGCGCCGCCGACACCGTCTGGCAGTAGCGTGGTCCACTTCCAGACCCTGTCGGCGATTCCGCTGACTGGCGATTCGACGGCGATCAGCTGCGACGATTTCGATCGCAATGGGGTACTCGACTTCGGCATCACGTTGGCCGACGGCCAGCTGGTGCTCATCGGCGGCCAGCTACACAGCGGCGTGCTGACTTACAGCGAGCTCTCGCGCTCGTTCACCCGCAATGATCCGCGGGCGCTGGCCGACAGCGATTTCAACCGCGATGGACAGGTCGACCTGGTGACGGCCAACACCGCCGACGGGAGCCTATCGTTCTTCTACAATAACAATGGCCAACTACCGGCGGCACTGGATCCGTTCACCGTTGGAGCGGGACCGGTGAGCGTCGTCGCTAATGACTTCGACGACGACGGTATTCCCGATGTCGCCACGGCGAATAGCGCCGATCAGTCGATTACGATTCTGCGCAGCAGTCGTCCGCTCTTCACGCCAACACCGACGATCACGTTGACACCCACGATCACGCCCACGCCAACGATTTCGGGCACGCCAACGATCACTGGGTTGGCGACGGCGACCTTCACCCCGGGCACCACTGGTCCGACGACACGGCCGACGCGCACCCTCACAGGAACGCCGACGTTCACCCCCACGTCGTTGCGGCCGTTCGGCATTCAGGGCGGCAGTTGCGCGATCGCCGCAACCTCGTCGCCG